A window of the Synchiropus splendidus isolate RoL2022-P1 chromosome 6, RoL_Sspl_1.0, whole genome shotgun sequence genome harbors these coding sequences:
- the tfe3b gene encoding transcription factor E3b isoform X2, translated as MSSRVLLRQQLMREQAQEQERREAQQQATVSQLRSSDSTPAISVTLPPNATRPPPAQVPMEVLKVQTHLENPTKYHIQQAQKQQVKQYLSTTLGNKAVTQSLAVSPGPQCSSAPEVGPTASSAPNSPMALLNISSNKEEIEDVIDDIISLESSFNDDIITLIDSGLQLPNTLPGNLLDVYHTPGMAAPTLTVSNSCPADLPKIKREITDADAKALMKERQKKDNHNLIERRRRFNINDRIKELGTLIPKSSDPEMRWNKGTILKASVDYIRKLQKEQQRAKDIELRQKKLEQANHSLMLRIQELEMQARVHGLNSPTSMTSALSSDPSLLQQQSVLHSDQPLHPNGAASSQTLLGLGAAAIGQTLPASFLSPPSSDSPAGVTLSSPLDLGSLSFAELDDPSSSALYPDVGLGDILMDDGCTLSPEAVGEQLFSPLSPGASKTSSRRSSLDMDEDL; from the exons ATGTCGTCACGTGTGTTGCTGCGGCAACAGCTGATGCGGGAGCAAGCTCAGGAGCAGGAGAGACGAGAGGCTCAGCAGCAAGCCACTGTCTCTCAGCTCCGTTCTTCCGATTCCACTCCAGCCATCTCTGTCACACTGCCCCCAAATGCCACTCGTCCCCCTCCTGCACAGGTACCCATGGAGGTACTAAAG GTGCAGACTCATTTGGAGAACCCTACCAAGTACCACATCCAGCAGGCCCAGAAGCAGCAGGTGAAGCAGTACCTCTCAACCACACTGGGCAACAAGGCGGTCACTCAAAGCCTGGCAGTGTCCCCGGGACCCCAGTGCAGTTCAGCCCCTGAAGTCGGCCCCACCGCCAGCAGTGCTCCCAACAGCCCCATGGCCCTGCTGAACATCAGCTCCAACAAAGAGGAA ATTGAAGATGTGATCGACGACATTATTAGTCTTGAATCTAGTTttaatgatgacatcattacGTTGATTGACTCGGGCCTTCAACTCCCCAACACG CTGCCAGGAAATCTGCTGGATGTTTACCATACTCCTGGAATGGCAGCTCCAACTCTCACAGTCAGCAACTCCTGTCCTGCTGATCTTCCGAAAATCAAAAGGGAAATTACTG ACGCAGACGCTAAAGCTCTAATGAAGGAGCGGCAGAAGAAAGACAACCACAATTTAA TTGAGAGGAGGCGAAGATTCAACATCAATGATCGTATAAAGGAACTTGGTACCCTCATACCAAAGTCAAGTGACCC CGAAATGCGGTGGAATAAAGGCACGATCCTGAAAGCGTCAGTCGACTACATTCGGAAGTTacagaaggagcagcagagagccaAGGACATCGAGTTGCGTCAGAAGAAGCTGGAACAAGCCAACCATAGTTTAATGTTGCGCATTCAG GAACTGGAAATGCAGGCTCGAGTGCACGGCCTTAACTCGCCCACCAGTATGACTTCTGCTCTGAGCTCTGACCCttcactgctgcagcagcagtcgGTCCTGCACAGTGACCAGCCCCTGCACCCAAACGGAGCCGCCTCATCTCAAACCCTTCTCGGCCTCGGCGCCGCAGCCATCGGTCAGACTTTGCCGGCCTCTTTCCTGTCCCCGCCATCCTCAGACTCTCCAGCAGGGGTCACCCTCAGCAGCCCACTGGATCTGGGCAGCCTTAGCTTTGCAGAGCTGGATGACCCTTCCAGCTCAGCCCTTTACCCTGATGTTGGCCTGGGGGACATTCTGATGGACGACGGGTGCACCTTGTCTCCAGAGGCAGTGGGCGAGCAGCTCTTCTCCCCTCTGTCACCTGGTGCCTCCAAAACCAGCAGTCGCAGGAGCAGCCTGGACATGGACGAGGACTTGTGA
- the tfe3b gene encoding transcription factor E3b isoform X1 → MSSRVLLRQQLMREQAQEQERREAQQQATVSQLRSSDSTPAISVTLPPNATRPPPAQVPMEVLKVQTHLENPTKYHIQQAQKQQVKQYLSTTLGNKAVTQSLAVSPGPQCSSAPEVGPTASSAPNSPMALLNISSNKEEIEDVIDDIISLESSFNDDIITLIDSGLQLPNTLPGNLLDVYHTPGMAAPTLTVSNSCPADLPKIKREITDADAKALMKERQKKDNHNLIERRRRFNINDRIKELGTLIPKSSDPLPSEMRWNKGTILKASVDYIRKLQKEQQRAKDIELRQKKLEQANHSLMLRIQELEMQARVHGLNSPTSMTSALSSDPSLLQQQSVLHSDQPLHPNGAASSQTLLGLGAAAIGQTLPASFLSPPSSDSPAGVTLSSPLDLGSLSFAELDDPSSSALYPDVGLGDILMDDGCTLSPEAVGEQLFSPLSPGASKTSSRRSSLDMDEDL, encoded by the exons ATGTCGTCACGTGTGTTGCTGCGGCAACAGCTGATGCGGGAGCAAGCTCAGGAGCAGGAGAGACGAGAGGCTCAGCAGCAAGCCACTGTCTCTCAGCTCCGTTCTTCCGATTCCACTCCAGCCATCTCTGTCACACTGCCCCCAAATGCCACTCGTCCCCCTCCTGCACAGGTACCCATGGAGGTACTAAAG GTGCAGACTCATTTGGAGAACCCTACCAAGTACCACATCCAGCAGGCCCAGAAGCAGCAGGTGAAGCAGTACCTCTCAACCACACTGGGCAACAAGGCGGTCACTCAAAGCCTGGCAGTGTCCCCGGGACCCCAGTGCAGTTCAGCCCCTGAAGTCGGCCCCACCGCCAGCAGTGCTCCCAACAGCCCCATGGCCCTGCTGAACATCAGCTCCAACAAAGAGGAA ATTGAAGATGTGATCGACGACATTATTAGTCTTGAATCTAGTTttaatgatgacatcattacGTTGATTGACTCGGGCCTTCAACTCCCCAACACG CTGCCAGGAAATCTGCTGGATGTTTACCATACTCCTGGAATGGCAGCTCCAACTCTCACAGTCAGCAACTCCTGTCCTGCTGATCTTCCGAAAATCAAAAGGGAAATTACTG ACGCAGACGCTAAAGCTCTAATGAAGGAGCGGCAGAAGAAAGACAACCACAATTTAA TTGAGAGGAGGCGAAGATTCAACATCAATGATCGTATAAAGGAACTTGGTACCCTCATACCAAAGTCAAGTGACCC GCTCCCCAGCGAAATGCGGTGGAATAAAGGCACGATCCTGAAAGCGTCAGTCGACTACATTCGGAAGTTacagaaggagcagcagagagccaAGGACATCGAGTTGCGTCAGAAGAAGCTGGAACAAGCCAACCATAGTTTAATGTTGCGCATTCAG GAACTGGAAATGCAGGCTCGAGTGCACGGCCTTAACTCGCCCACCAGTATGACTTCTGCTCTGAGCTCTGACCCttcactgctgcagcagcagtcgGTCCTGCACAGTGACCAGCCCCTGCACCCAAACGGAGCCGCCTCATCTCAAACCCTTCTCGGCCTCGGCGCCGCAGCCATCGGTCAGACTTTGCCGGCCTCTTTCCTGTCCCCGCCATCCTCAGACTCTCCAGCAGGGGTCACCCTCAGCAGCCCACTGGATCTGGGCAGCCTTAGCTTTGCAGAGCTGGATGACCCTTCCAGCTCAGCCCTTTACCCTGATGTTGGCCTGGGGGACATTCTGATGGACGACGGGTGCACCTTGTCTCCAGAGGCAGTGGGCGAGCAGCTCTTCTCCCCTCTGTCACCTGGTGCCTCCAAAACCAGCAGTCGCAGGAGCAGCCTGGACATGGACGAGGACTTGTGA
- the gnl3l gene encoding guanine nucleotide-binding protein-like 3-like protein encodes MSKAKQKRAKRLGFLVKSKNKDGSKGGVSGTSWNTEKSSVQHRKNQRKPEEVRQQRLQDLQEKQKLSREEQLMKRRNLQSFQNDILQRQREFEHREMELQSLEKHVNFENENSRKAYYREFKKVVEAADVILEVLDARDPLGCRCPQVEQAVIQSGTNKKIVLVLNKIDLVSKEIVEKWIRYLRNEFPTVAFKASTQQQSKNLKRSNVPVTQATTELLSSSACIGADCLMKLLGNYCRNLDIKTAITVGVVGFPNVGKSSLINSLKRARACSVGATPGVTKCLQEVHLDKHIKLLDCPGIVMATSTTDAAMILRNCVKIEQLVDPLPPVEAILRRCNKAQIMDHYGVPDFHTAPEFLALLARRQGKLRKGGLPDTDKAAKSVLMDWTGGRISYFTHPPETHTLPTHVSAEIVTEMGKAFDWDQLELGNQEVLAGTACADVKMGICIETTGMTQSEAVDSSLYTQMGASMENQLSKDGTESMDDDQDHEFGPMTVEIKSQRAKSDSSNHEAPAKAPDLKGILNVDPLQQGQALLAASKKRKKQQKRADKIATKLSDSLTSAMDFSFAD; translated from the exons ATGTCTAAAGCTA AGCAAAAACGGGCGAAACGTCTTGGCTTCTTGGTGAAGTCCAAG AACAAAGATGGCTCCAAAGGTGGAGTATCAGGTACAAGTTGGAACACAGAGAAGTCATCTGTGCAGCATCGAAAGAACCAGAGGAAACCTGAAGAAGTCAGGCAGCAAAGG CTTCAGGACCTCCAGGAAAAGCAGAAGTTATCCCGGGAAGAGCAgttgatgaagaggaggaactTGCAAAGCTTTCAGAATGACATTCTGCAGCGACAGAGAGAGTTCGAGCACAGG GAGATGGAACTGCAAAGTTTGGAGAAGCATGTCAACTTTGAAAATGAGAATTCAAGAAAAGCGTACTATAGAGAATTTAAAAAG GTGGTTGAGGCTGCTGATGTAATTCTTGAAGTCCTGGACGCACGAGACCCACTTGGCTGCAGATGTCCACAGGTGGAGCAGGCGGTCATTCAAAGTGGGACCAACAAAAAGATAGTTCTGGTGCTCAATAAAATTG aTTTAGTCTCAAAAGAAATTGTGGAGAAGTGGATCCGGTATCTTCGTAATGAGTTCCCCACTGTGGCATTCAAGGCTTCTACTCAGCAACAGTCAAAAAACTTG AAACGCAGTAATGTACCTGTGACTCAAGCCACCACAGAGCTTCTCAGCAGCAGTGCTTGTATTGGAGCAGATTGTTTGATGAAACTCCTGGGTAACTACTGTCGAAACTTGGACATTAAGACCGCCATCACAGTTGGCGTTGTTG GTTTTCCTAACGTGGGCAAAAGCAGTTTGATCAACAGTCTTAAACGTGCGAGAGCTTGCAGTGTTGGAGCCACTCCTGGTGTCACAAA GTGCCTTCAAGAAGTCCATTTGGACAAGCACATCAAACTTCTAGATTGCCCTGGGATTGTAATGGCAACTTCAACAACTGATGCAGCCATGATTCTCCGTAACTGTGTAAAAATTGAGCAGCTTGTGGATCCTCTGCCACCTGTTGAAGCCATCCTTCGTCGTTGCAACAAGGCGCAG ATCATGGATCACTATGGCGTGCCTGACTTTCATACTGCTCCGGAGTTCTTGGCTCTGCTTGCTCGACGGCAAGGCAAATTGAGAAAAGGAGGATTGCCAGATACTGACAAAGCAGCAAAGAGCGTGTTGATGGACTGGACTGG TGGAAGGATCAGCTACTTCACTCACCCTCCTGAGACTCACACTCTTCCCACCCATGTCAGCGCCGAAATTGTCACGGAGATGGGTAAAGCTTTTGACTGGGACCAGCTTGAACTAGGAAATCAGGAGGTTCTTGCAG GTACAGCATGTGCTGATGTTAAAATGGGAATCTGCATTGAAACTACCGGAATGACGCAAAGTGAAGCAGTTGATTCCTCTTTATACACCCAAATGGGAGCGTCCATGGAAAATCAGCTGTCAAAAGATGGAACTGAATCCATGGATGACGACCAGGACCATGAA tttggacccatgactgtggAGATCAAATCGCAGAGGGCCAAGTCGGACTCGTCCAACCATGAGGCTCCGGCCAAAGCTCCAGATTTGAAGGGAATTTTGAATGTCGATCCACTTCAGCAGGGTCAAGCACTTCTGGCCGCcagcaagaagaggaagaaacagcAGAAAAGAGCTG atAAAATTGCCACCAAGCTCTCCGACTCCTTAACATCTGCTATGGACTTCTCTTTTGCTGATTAA
- the LOC128760775 gene encoding red-sensitive opsin, with protein sequence MAEEWGKPVFAARRYHEDTTRGSAFVYTNSNHTRDPFEGPNYHIAPRWVYNVATCWMFFVVIASVFTNGLVLVATAKFKKLRHPLNWILVNLAVADLGETVFASTISVCNQFFGYFILGHPMCIFEGYTVSVCGITALWSLTIISWERWIVVCKPFGNVKFDAKWASAGIIFSWIWSAVWCAPPIFGWSRYWPHGLKTSCGPDVFSGSEDPGVQSYMIVLMITCCLIPLAIIILCYLAVWWAIHSVAMQQKESESTQKAEKDVSRMVVVMILAYIFCWGPYTFFACFAAANPGYAFHPLAAAMPAYFAKSATIYNPIIYVFMNRQFRTCIMQLFGKQVDDASEVSTSKTEVSSVSPE encoded by the exons ATGGCAGAAGAGTGGGGGAAGCCAGTGTTCGCTGCCAGGCGCTATCACGAAGACACGACACGAGGTTCTGCTTTTGTTTACACAAACAGCAACCACACCAGAG ATCCCTTCGAGGGTCCTAACTACCACATTGCTCCTCGGTGGGTTTACAACGTGGCAACATGTTGGATGTTTTTCGTGGTCATCGCATCGGTCTTCACCAACGGTCTTGTCTTAGTGGCCACAGCAAAGTTCAAGAAGCTGCGTCATCCTCTCAACTGGATCTTGGTCAATCTTGCTGTTGCTGATCTTGGGGAGACAGTATTTGCGAGCACCATCAGTGTGTGCAACCAGTTTTTTGGTTACTTTATCCTCGGACACCCAATGTGCATCTTCGAGGGCTACACTGTCTCAGTTTGTG GAATTACTGCTTTATGGTCTCTCACTATTATCTCCTGGGAGAGATGGATTGTTGTGTGCAAACCTTTCGGAAACGTTAAATTTGATGCTAAGTGGGCCTCAGCTGGAATTATTTTCTCCTGGATTTGGTCTGCAGTTTGGTGTGCTCCCCCTATTTTTGGATGGAGCAG GTACTGGCCTCATGGACTGAAGACTTCTTGTGGACCTGATGTGTTCAGTGGAAGTGAGGATCCCGGCGTCCAGTCCTACATGATTGTCCTGATGATCACATGTTGCTTAATTCCACTTGCAATCATCATCCTGTGCTATTTGGCGGTCTGGTGGGCAATCCACAGC GTCGCAATGCAGCAGAAGGAATCGGAGTCCACACAGAAAGCTGAGAAGGACGTGTCCAGGATGGTTGTCGTCATGATCTTAGCCTACATTTTCTGCTGGGGTCCCTACACGTTCTTCGCCTGCTTTGCTGCGGCCAACCCTGGATATGCCTTCCACCCTCTTGCAGCAGCTATGCCTGCCTACTTTGCCAAGAGCGCCACCATCTACAACCCAATCATCTATGTATTCATGAACAGACAG TTCCGGACATGCATCATGCAGCTCTTTGGCAAGCAGGTAGATGACGCATCGGAGGTGTCCACATCAAAGACAGAAGTCTCATCTGTGTCTCCAGAATAA